In a single window of the Chionomys nivalis chromosome 11, mChiNiv1.1, whole genome shotgun sequence genome:
- the LOC130884417 gene encoding 60S ribosomal protein L29 has translation MAKSKNHTTHNQSRKWHRNGIKKPRSQRYEPLKGIDPKFLRNMRFAKKHNKKGLKKMQANNAKAMSARAEAIKALVKPQVVKPKVPKGPSRKLTRLALIAHPKLGKRIRSYMAKGRRLQKTKPKVQAKAEASAAAQAPKGAQAPVKAP, from the coding sequence atggccaagtccaagaaccacaccacacacaatcagtcccggaaatggcacagaaatggCATCAAGAAACCCCGGTCACAAAGATACGAACCTCTCAAGGGGattgaccccaagttcctgaggaacatgcgctttgccaagaagcacaacaagaaaggcctgaagaagatgcaggcaaataatgcaaaggccatgagcgcacgtgcggaggccatcaaggccctggtgaagccccaggtggtgaagcccaaggtgccaaagggccccagccgcaaactcacccgcctggctttaattgctcaccccaagcttgggaagcggattagaagctacatggccaagggtcgtaggctccaaaaaacaaagcccaaggttcaagccaaggcagaggcctcagctgcagctcaggctcccaaaggtgcccaggcccctgtgaaggccccataa